In Streptomyces ambofaciens ATCC 23877, a single genomic region encodes these proteins:
- a CDS encoding beta-N-acetylhexosaminidase has translation MTDTIPQPRRLTRLDDGFLELGPHTALVAGDGAGHTERWLRAVLGAATGLPLAPGTGNDDVVRLSLDGGLEAEGYRLVVTPAGVDLAGGGPAGLFWGAQTLRQLLGPDAFRRAPLPGRRWRLPLVRIEDAPRFGWRGLMLDVARHFMPKEGVLRYLDLMAAHKLNVLHFHLTDDQGWRVEIKRHPKLTEIGSWRSRTKYGHRASPLWEDKPHGGYYTQDDIREIVAYAAERHITVVPEIDVPGHSQAAIAAYPELGNTDVVDTASLTVWDTWGVCENVLAPTDTTLRFYEGVFEELLELFPSEFVHVGGDECPKDQWRRSATAQARIGELGLADEDELQSWFIRHFDAWLTARGRRLIGWDEILEGGLAEGAAVSSWRGYAGGVAAARAGHDVVMCPEQQVYLDHRQHPGEDEPVPIGFVRTLEDVYRFEPVPAELTPDEAGHVLGTQANAWSEVMENQGRVDYQLFPRLAAFAEVAWSELPAPADRDFDGFERRMAAHYRRLDALGVAYRPPGGPLPWQRRPGVLGRPIDGPPPNK, from the coding sequence GTGACGGACACGATCCCCCAGCCACGGCGACTGACCCGCCTCGACGACGGATTCCTCGAACTCGGCCCGCACACCGCGCTGGTGGCGGGCGACGGCGCCGGGCACACCGAGCGCTGGCTGCGCGCCGTGCTGGGGGCGGCCACCGGCCTGCCCCTCGCGCCGGGGACGGGCAACGACGACGTCGTGCGCCTGTCCCTCGACGGCGGACTGGAGGCCGAGGGGTACCGCCTCGTCGTCACCCCGGCCGGCGTGGACCTCGCGGGCGGTGGGCCGGCCGGCCTCTTCTGGGGTGCCCAGACGCTCAGGCAGCTGCTCGGACCGGACGCCTTCCGGCGCGCCCCGCTGCCCGGCCGCCGGTGGCGCCTGCCCCTGGTCCGGATCGAGGACGCGCCCCGTTTCGGCTGGCGCGGCCTGATGCTGGACGTGGCCCGGCACTTCATGCCCAAGGAAGGCGTCCTGCGCTACCTGGACCTGATGGCGGCGCACAAACTCAACGTCCTGCACTTCCACCTGACGGACGACCAGGGCTGGCGCGTCGAGATCAAGCGCCACCCGAAGCTCACCGAGATCGGTTCCTGGCGGTCACGCACCAAATACGGCCACCGGGCCTCGCCGTTGTGGGAGGACAAACCCCACGGGGGCTACTACACCCAGGACGACATCCGGGAGATCGTCGCCTACGCCGCCGAACGGCACATCACCGTCGTCCCCGAGATCGACGTGCCCGGGCACTCGCAGGCCGCCATCGCCGCCTATCCGGAACTCGGCAACACCGACGTCGTCGACACCGCGTCCCTCACGGTGTGGGACACCTGGGGCGTCTGCGAGAACGTCCTCGCCCCCACCGACACCACCCTGCGGTTCTACGAGGGCGTGTTCGAGGAGCTGCTGGAGCTCTTCCCCTCCGAGTTCGTCCACGTCGGCGGCGACGAGTGCCCGAAGGACCAGTGGCGGCGCTCGGCCACCGCGCAGGCGCGCATCGGGGAGCTCGGACTCGCCGACGAGGACGAGCTCCAGTCCTGGTTCATCCGGCACTTCGACGCCTGGCTCACCGCGCGCGGACGCCGGCTCATCGGCTGGGACGAGATCCTGGAGGGCGGACTCGCCGAGGGCGCAGCCGTCTCCTCCTGGCGCGGGTACGCGGGCGGGGTCGCCGCCGCGCGCGCGGGGCACGACGTCGTGATGTGCCCCGAGCAGCAGGTGTACCTGGACCACCGGCAGCACCCGGGCGAGGACGAGCCGGTGCCGATCGGCTTCGTGCGCACCCTGGAGGACGTCTACCGGTTCGAACCGGTTCCGGCGGAGCTGACGCCGGACGAGGCCGGACACGTGCTCGGTACCCAGGCGAACGCCTGGAGCGAGGTGATGGAGAACCAGGGGCGGGTCGACTACCAGCTGTTCCCGAGGCTCGCCGCGTTCGCCGAGGTCGCCTGGAGCGAGCTGCCCGCCCCGGCGGACCGGGACTTCGACGGCTTCGAGCGGCGGATGGCGGCCCACTACCGGCGACTCGACGCCCTGGGCGTCGCCTACCGGCCGCCCGGTGGTCCGCTGCCCTGGCAGCGGCGGCCCGGCGTGCTCGGCCGGCCGATCGACGGACCGCCGCCCAACAAGTAG
- a CDS encoding carbohydrate ABC transporter permease encodes MNLVRARVRRPWRLAAEASALLIAVVVAFPLYWMVLSAFKPAGEIESTAPRPWTLEPSLDSFRRVFGQQEFGRYFLNSLLVAGTVVVASALIAFLAATAVTRFRFRFRTTLLIMFLVAQMVPVEALTIPLFFLMRDFGQLNTLGSLILPHIAFSLPFAIWMLRGFVKAVPEALEEAAYIDGASRARFLWQILFPLVFPGLVATSVFSFISTWNDFLFAKSFIISDTSQSTLPMALLVFYKPDDPDWGGVMAASTVMTIPVLVFFVLVQRRLVSGLGGAVKD; translated from the coding sequence GTGAATCTCGTGCGCGCGCGTGTGCGCCGTCCGTGGCGGCTGGCGGCCGAGGCCTCGGCCCTGCTGATCGCGGTCGTGGTGGCCTTCCCGCTGTACTGGATGGTGCTGAGCGCCTTCAAGCCGGCCGGGGAGATCGAGTCGACCGCGCCGCGGCCGTGGACCCTGGAGCCCTCGCTCGACTCCTTCCGGCGGGTCTTCGGGCAGCAGGAATTCGGCCGCTACTTCCTCAACAGTCTGCTCGTGGCGGGCACCGTCGTGGTCGCCTCCGCGCTGATCGCCTTCCTCGCGGCGACCGCGGTGACGCGTTTCCGGTTCCGGTTCCGGACCACCCTGCTGATCATGTTCCTGGTGGCCCAGATGGTGCCCGTGGAGGCACTCACCATCCCGCTGTTCTTCCTCATGCGGGACTTCGGCCAGCTGAACACGCTGGGGTCGCTGATCCTGCCCCACATCGCCTTCTCGCTGCCGTTCGCGATCTGGATGCTCAGGGGCTTCGTCAAAGCCGTTCCCGAGGCGCTGGAGGAGGCCGCCTACATCGACGGGGCGAGCCGGGCGCGATTCCTGTGGCAGATCCTCTTCCCCCTGGTCTTCCCGGGGCTGGTGGCCACCAGCGTCTTCTCCTTCATCTCGACCTGGAACGACTTCCTGTTCGCCAAGTCGTTCATCATCAGCGACACCTCCCAGTCGACGCTGCCGATGGCGCTGCTGGTCTTCTACAAGCCGGACGATCCGGACTGGGGCGGGGTGATGGCCGCGTCCACGGTGATGACGATTCCGGTGCTGGTCTTCTTCGTACTCGTGCAACGACGACTCGTCTCCGGCCTCGGCGGAGCGGTGAAGGACTGA